A single window of Sphaerodactylus townsendi isolate TG3544 linkage group LG05, MPM_Stown_v2.3, whole genome shotgun sequence DNA harbors:
- the AVPR1B gene encoding vasopressin V1b receptor has protein sequence MERNRTYHNNLMVGSLLENIKDADPNQTALYTRDEDLAKAEIGVLAAILVVTLVGNLGVLLAIYRLRKKMTRMNLFILHLGLTDLGVALFQVLPQMIWDMTYRFQGPDPLCRAVKYLQVLSMFASTYMLIAMTLDRYMAVCHPLRTLQQSSCQAYLMIGTTWLLSCLLSLPQIFIFSVREVRQGSGVLDCWADFKYAWGAKAYVTWITLCVFVLPVAILTICYSLICHKICKNLRGKTQTCRLCAAATSQAAMSQKGAGCHPGSRVSSVRTISRAKIRTVKMTFVIVLAYVACWAPFFSVQMWSVWDKNAPNDESSDVSFTITMLLGSLSSCCNPWIYMFFSGHLLHDILHYFSCCGSLQSNLKRQFSNGSLCSRKTTILIHTPQSTLSATGIQMQLGSLKDFYQPYDNTVTESGVL, from the exons ATGGAGAGGAATCGCACCTATCATAACAACTTGATGGTTGGCTCTCTGCTAGAGAATATCAAAGATGCAGACCCTAACCAGACTGCCCTCTACACCCGGGATGAAGATCTTGCAAAGGCTGAGATTGGGGTCTTGGCTGCTATCTTGGTGGTGACCTTGGTAGGAAACCTGGGGGTGCTCTTGGCCATATACCGGCTGAGGAAGAAGATGACCCGCATGAACCTTTTCATCCTGCACCTCGGCCTGACAGACCTTGGAGTAGCACTCTTCCAGGTACTTCCCCAAATGATTTGGGACATGACTTATCGTTTCCAGGGTCCTGATCCTCTTTGCAGGGCTGTCAAATACTTGCAGGTGCTGAGCATGTTTGCTTCCACCTACATGCTCATTGCCATGACCCTAGATCGCTACATGGCTGTGTGTCACCCATTGCGCACCCTACAGCAGTCCAGCTGCCAGGCTTACCTGATGATTGGGACGACTTGGTTGCTCAGCTGCTTGCTCAGCTTGCCACAGATCTTCATTTTTTCAGTGAGGGAGGTACGCCAAGGCTCTGGTGTGCTGGATTGTTGGGCAGATTTCAAATACGCCTGGGGAGCCAAGGCCTACGTCACATGGATCACCTTATGTGTCTTTGTGCTGCCGGTGGCAATTTTGACTATTTGCTACAGCCTCATCTGCCACAAGATCTGCAAGAATCTCCGAGGAAAGACTCAAACTTGTCGTCTCTGTGCTGCTGCTACATCTCAAGCTGCCATGTCTCAGAAGGGAGCTGGGTGCCATCCCGGCTCCCGGGTAAGTAGCGTGCGCACCATCTCACGGGCAAAGATCCGCACAGTGAAGATGACCTTTGTCATAGTCCTGGCTTACGTTGCCTGCTGGGCACCCTTCTTCAGTGTGCAGATGTGGTCAGTGTGGGACAAGAATGCACCAAATGATG AGTCCAGTGATGTGAGTTTTACCATCACCATGTTGCTGGGCAGCCTCAGCAGCTGTTGCAATCCATGGATTTACATGTTCTTCAGTGGACATCTGCTTCATGATATTCTACACTATTTTTCCTGCTGTGGGAGCCTCCAGTCCAACCTCAAGAGGCAATTCTCCAATGGGAGCCTCTGCAGCCGGAAAACCACTATCTTGATTCACACTCCCCAGAGCACCTTATCAGCTACTGGGATTCAGATGCAACTGGGGAGCCTGAAAGATTTCTACCAGCCTTATGACAATACAGTGACTGAATCAGGAGTACTCTAG